CTTAGAATTAACCGACTGTGCATTTTTAATTGGTACTAATACAGCCGAATGTCACCCCATCGTTTTCAATCGGCTGGAAAAATATCACAAAAAGAACCGCAAAGTCAAAATGATTGTGGTTGATCCCCGTCGCACACCAACCGCAGAAGCCGCTGATTTGCATTTAGCCATTCGTCCCGGTACAGATATCGATTTATTGAACGGCATCGCCCACTTGTTGATGCGCTGGAACTACATTGATACGATGTTCATGGACGACTGCACCAGCAACTTTCCGGCTTATGCTGAAGTAATTCGCCATTACCCGCCAGAAGTAGTGGCTCGTCAATGTGGAATCAGCATTGAAGATTTAGAAACAGCAGCTCGCTATTGGGGTGAATCGCAGCGCGTACTGTCTTTGTGGTCAATGGGTGTGAATCAATCCTCAGAAGGGACGGCTAAAGTAAGAACGATTATTAACCTGCACCTAATGACTGGACAGATTGGCAAACCTGGAGCTGGCCCTTTTTCTCTCACTGGTCAACCGAACGCGATGGGAGGAAGGGAAACCGGAGGTTTGGCACATTTATTACCGGGTTATCGGGTGGTGAAAAATCCTCAGCACCGTGCAGAAGTTGAAGAGTTTTGGGGACTTAAGCCGGGACAGATTTCGCCCAATCCTGGTTTGACTGCTTGGGATATGATTACTGGGTTGGAAAATGATGCTGTAGGGTTACTGTGGATTGCAGCTACTAATCCCGCTGTGAGTATGCCAGATTTGGAGCGGACTAAAAAGGCATTGTTGCGATCGCCTTTCACCATTTACCAAGACGCATATTATCCTACAGAAACCTCTGCCTACGCTCACGTTCTATTACCAGCAGCCCAGTGGGGTGAAAAAACTGGCGTGATGACAAATTCTGAACGCGTAGTAACTCTGTGTTCAGCATTTCGCCAACCGCCAAGAGAAGCTAAAGCCGATTGGGAAATTTTTGCCGAAGTTGGACGTAGATTAGGTTTTGAAAGAGAATTTGCCTTTGCTAACTCTGCGGAAGTTTACGCTGAGTTTGTCAAACTAACTAAAACTCGTCCCTGCGATATGACAGGTCTGAGTCACGCGCAATTACAAGCAGAAGGCCCAACTCAATGGCCTCACCCAGAAAAAAGTTATGAGTTAAGAGTTAGGAGTTATGAATTAGAATCTTCAACTCCTAACTCCTCACTCCTAACTCCTAATTCCAAACGCCTCTACACCAATCTCCGCTTCCACACCCCTGATGGACGCGCTCGATTTGGGGCATATTACTCCAAGGGATTGGCAGAACCGCCAGACCCAGATTATCCGTTTGTGCTAACGAATGGACGACTTTACGGACATTGGCATACGCAAACACGCACCGGTCGAATTGAAAAAATTTGCAAAATGCATCCCGAACCGTTTATCGAAATTCATCCCCGTGATGCTGCTCGGCTAGGTATTGTCGATAATATGGATGTAGAAGTGCGATCGCGTCGGGGTAAAGCCAAGTTTCCTGCTAAAGTAACAAAAGCGATCGCACCTGGTACAGTCTTTGTCCCTATGCACTGGGGTTCACTGTGGGCAGATAATGCTGAAGCCAACGCCCTCACCCATCCAGAATCTTGCCCCGATTCGCTGCAACCAGAATTAAAAGCCTGCGCTGTGCAGTTGATACCAATTTCGGTGGAAGTTCTCATCAAAGATTATCAACTCCAGTCCTCACAATGGTAAACTGCAAAGTGTAGCTCTAAAGTGGTAATTTATAACCAGCAATAGGTAATTTTGTCAATAATTAATAGTCAATAGTTATTATCATTTTTTATAACTCTCTAATTTGGACTGTTACCAATTACTATATCTAAGGGGTCACAATCTCTAGTAACAAGAGGTTTGACAAGCGTGAATGGTAAGTTTTTTGATATGTCTAAGAGTTGCAAAACTGAATTACGAATTACGTTAGCGCAGCGTTAGCGACGCAGGAGCGTCATTACGAATTACGAATTATTTTAATCCTCTAGATTTATCTATAGGATTTTCTTTTATTTTAGAATCGGGTGCAGCAGATGAGAAAACTAGTGAGGCGAATTCTAGGAGCTACCAAAGATGAGAACTTCATGCACATCATTGAAAACATAGAAGTGCTAGTTTCTAAAATTCTATCTATTTTTATGGTGGTCGTAATTTTGGTAGCGATCGCAGATTTAGGAGTTTTTATTTTTAAAGAATTATTTACAATACCTTATGGTAAGTTTAACACAACGCTGTATAAGGTTTTCGGTTTATTTTTAAATATTTTAATTGCCTTAGAAATCCTAGAAAATATTACAGCCTATTTAAGAAGACACGTTTTTCAAGTTGAATTAGTGATTGTCACTTCTTTAATTGCTGTTGCCAGAAAAATTATTATTCTTGACTTAGAAAAAATTGGAGGTCTTGATATAATTGGTCTAGGTGTAGCTATTCTTGCCTTATCAATTAGTTATTTGATAATCCGTCTCAGTAATTCCAAAGATGCAAGTTGAAGTAATTCGTAATGGTGATTTATACCCCACCACAAAACTTGCCACTTTTTTCATTCCCTATTCCCTATTCCCCATACTCCCCCATCAACTTTGGGGTTGTCGAACAATGACAGATTTCTTTGAATTTGAAGCAGACTTTGTTGATTCTCTGCGTTGCATCCCCATGCAGGTGCGTTGTAAATTAGATACCTGTGGCATCAAGTTAAAATTGCCTGACTGGAATCAAATGACTACAGCCGAGCGTCAAGCTTTAGTCGAATTACCTTGCACTACAGAAACGGAAATTCAGTCTTACCGCCAGCATATCGAGCAATTAATTCTACAACGCACAGGTACACCAGCGACAAAATTGCCCATTGATCCTCATCCTGCATGGCTAGACTCTGCCACTGTACCAGCTAGCCTTCAGGAAAAAGCTCAAGAAATAGGTGTAACCTTGACACAGCAAAATTGGGCAGCTTTAACACCCTTACAGCGTTTTGCTTTAATTAAACTTAGCCAGCCAGGACATGAAAACAAAAATTTTAAGAGAGCGATCGCAGAATTCCATCTGCTTTAATTTGCCATTCGAGCATATTCGTTGAATTATCGTCTTCTTAGTCTCCTAAAGGCAAGCTAATAGGTATCTCAATATGAAACTCAGTTCCTTGTTCTGGTATTGATAAACACGTAAGTTTTCCTTTATGCTTCTCTACTACAATCTGATAGCTAATTGATAACCCTAACCCTGTACCTATCCCTACTGGCTTAGTTGTAAAGAAAGGGTCAAACAATCTTTTTAGTACATTCTCTGGTATTCCTACTCCATTATCAACAAACCGAATCACGACCTTCCCATGAGGAGATAATTGAGTAAAAATATTGATAGTACTGGGTGCTTCTTGCATCTGTTCAATAGACCGCTTTGCATCCCGTTGTTCTAATGCATCTAAAGCATTAACCAGAATGTTCATAAAAACTTGATTTAGCTGCCCTGCATAGCATTCTACAAAAGGTAGCTTGCCATATTCCTTAATGATTTCAATTGCTGGACGGTTATGTTGTGCCTTGAGGCGATGTTCTAGAATTACTAAAGTACTATCAATCCCTAAGTGAATATCCACGGCTTTACATTCCGCTTCATCCATACGGGAGAAATTTCGTAATGAAAGAACGATTTGTTTAATTCTATCTGCCCCCATTTTCATTGACGAGAGTAACTTGGGCAAATCCGCCATTAAAAATTCTAGATCAATGGCTTCTATCTGTTCTTGAATAACCTTGACGGGATTCGGATAATGTTCTTGGTAAAGCTCAATCAAAAGCAGCAAATCGTTAATGTATTCGTTAGCAGGCTGAATATTGCTGTAGATGAAGCTCGTAGGATTATTGATTTCGTGAGCAACTCCAGCAACCAATTGACCAATAGAAGACATTTTTTCGCTTTGTAGCAAATGAGCTTGGGTGCTTTGGAGTTCTTTCAGAGCGCACTCTAAATCTTCCGCTTTTTGCCGTAAAGTTTCTTCCGCGGTTTTGAGTTCGCTGATATCCCTGGCGATCGTCGAGAAATATTCAACTTTTCCATCAGGTGATTTGTGAGCAATAATCAGTTGGGATATGGGAATTTCTCGTCCATCTGCTTTTAAAAGAGCCGTTTCCCCAACCCAATCACCGACTCGAACTGATTCTGGTAATCCTTGATTATGGATAATATCATTTGCCCATTTCGGATGATTTTGGCACAAATTTCTCTCCTGAAAAGATTCTTTTTCCCCCAGTTCTAATATTTTGCGAGCTGCTTTATTAAAGTAAAGAACCCGCCCAGTTAAGTCAGCAGTGCTGATAAAGTCTGGTGCTGCTTCTAGAATTGCCAACAACTTCGCCTGTTCTTTCTCGGCTTGTTTATGCTCGCTAATATCACGAGATACACCAACAGTCATGATCGTTTGACCTAATTCGTTACGAATAGCAGATTTGATTGTATGGAATAGGCGTACTTCGCCATCGTACCGAGTTACTGGCTCTTGGGGAATTTCTAGGGTCTGTCCACTTTCAAATACGTAAGCATCATCTTTGATATATTGCAGGGTATGATCTACTTCGTTGAAGGGTGCATCAATCATATTTTGAAGCTGTTCCTCATTCATACCGTAATAATCACGGAATGCCTTATTTGCCCAAATAATTCGAGATTTAGCACCTTTAACCAGCACCATATCTGTAATTGCATCAAGAATTTGCTGATAGGTCTTTTCGTTTTCGCGCAGAGCGTTTTCAAAAGATTTTACTTTTGTAATATCCTGCACTGTTGAAACAATACTAATTACCTTGCCATCAACGTTAGTTATAGGAGTGTGACACCAATCACAAATAATCACTCTTCCATGTTTTGTCAAGTTCTTACTGAGATTATTACCTCCCACTTTCTCTTCAATTAATAACTCCATTATTTTGATGACTTGTAATCTCTCACTTTCTGGCACAATTATTTCTGGTACTTGACAACCGAGTACTTCACTTTTGCTGTATCCAAATAGTTGTTCAGCAGCCGGATTCCATTGTATTACTTGAAACGCTGTATTCCACTCAATTAAAGGTAAAGGATTACGTTCCATAAGTAATAAAATTTTATCTTGCAACTGTTTAAAATCTGGTTCTGCTAATTGATGTGCAATTTCTTGACCATTTATACTGACTTCATCAACTTTTAGCGCTTGGTTTACAGAAAAATTGTTGCTGGATTGAATGCCTTGCTGTTGAAAGTTCATCCTATCTAACTGACTAATAGATTTGTTTGGTTCTTAAATCTAGGATTCCCTATTATTTAGGTAATATAACATTCCTCTTTCTGATAACATCTATCTGTTGGAAATCGTAGTAAAAAGAGGACAACTCCGAAGGCATAAGTACGTCCATTAAATGTCTCCAAGAGGTAGCAGCTATATCCTTACCTCTTCAACTATAGGACTAATATTTGATTTCTGAACAAATCTGCGCAGTCTCATTTGTTCCCTGTTGCCTACCTAAACAGATAAATTCAATAATCAAAGCGGATTCCTATAGTTAATTGTTGCCTGAATCAATATAAAATATCAATTTCGAGCGTGACCTGATTCCAGAACTTTTGTTAGACCCTCCATAATCCGAAATCAATAATTCATCTCATCCAAATGAAGATACCTACGAATATAAAAGTTTTATCTAAAACTGAGGCAGATATTTAGATTTGTTTATAATTGGCAGTACTGATTTGCGATCGCCTATCTTCAACAAAATACGAACTGTATGATGTTAGTAGGTGACTCGTCTGGTACTCAGATTGCGGCAGCAATTGCGACATTGATCGCGAATCCCGTCTATGCAGACAAACTTGGTATCCGGCCTGCTTTGCAGTCAGGCCCAGTCAAGGCAGCGCTACTGAATTGTCGAGGCTATGATATTAACGGCGTTAACTATGTTTTTTTAAGATACATTACATTTTGTTAACTTGCCACTCTGAAATAATACATGACAGCACAGTGATTGATGTGATATATCAAAAACTCGTATATCAACTAACGCCAAAAAAGCTGACTCTAAATTAATATCTATTCTATAAACAACTATTGATGACTAATAGGTAAGGGTAACAAATATATGACTGCAAAGAAACTTTTGATGCTTGTTGGCGACTATGTAGAAGACTATGAAGTGATGGTTCCTTTCCAGACATTGCAAGTAGTGGGACACACTGTCCATGCAGTTTGCCCCGACAAAAAAGCTGGCGATAAGGTGCGAACAGCAGTTCATGACTTTGAAGGAGACCAGACTTACAGCGAAAAACCCGGACATAATTTTACTTTAAATGCAACGTTTGCAGAAGTAGAAGCCACAAACTACGATGCCTTAGTCATTCCTGGAGGAAGGGCACCAGAATATCTTCGCCTCAATCAGCAGGTGCTAGAAATCACCCGTCACTTTGCCCAAGCGAATAAACCGATTGCTGCCATCTGCCACGGCTTGCAGGTATTAGCGGCTGCTGATGTACTGCAAGGCAAGAGATGTACTGGCTACCCTGCTTGTAGCCCAGATATCAAAAGTGCTGGAGGAATCTATGTTAATATCCCTGTCGATCGGGCAATAGTTGATGGGAACTTGGTGACAGCACCAGCTTGGCCTGCTCACCCACATTGGCTAGCAGAATTCCTCAAAGTACTTGGAACTAAGATTGAACACCCAGAACTGACTACAGTTGTTTGAGACAAGATACCAGAAATATTTTGGTTCACTTCATAACAGTTTCTTCCCCTACTCCTTACTCCAAAAGAGCTTTGGCAAAACAACAGACAATAGACGACTAAAAATTATATATTTTTGAAATGGAACTAAATGCAGTAAAAAATACTATTTTTTAATAAATTGCAGTGGGTTGAATTTGCAGCTACGATGTCAAAAGTACAGCATCGAGACAACCTGATTGATCCGCCTAACAAGACAGTTTTAGGGCAAACTCTCAGCAGATGGAATACTTCTTTACATGAGGTGAAACAATTTGAAATTTTGCACTAATAATTTTAAATTTCTTAGCAGTAAGTGAAGCTATAGTGGATTTAGCAATGCTGCTGCTAATGTGGCTAAGGTTAGTCCTGCTGCCAAATTATGTGAAGAATTAGTTTAGAAACGCACTTCTTATCGATGACAGGCAAAAACGCAAGACATAATGCATTTCTGCGGCTAGTGTCTGGTAATGGGGCAGCTTTGGGAGCAGAATCTCGCTACTCGCTGCCCCCCAGTAAAGAGATGGTAATTGGACGCGACCCCAGCTGCCAAGTTGTCTTGGATGCCATGATGTACCGAATGGTATCTCGTCGTCATGCAGTGGTTCGTCCCCTCTCTCTATCCCCGGATAGCAAATTTAGCTGGGTGCTTTGTGACTTGAATAGTGCTAATGGCACTTATTTGAATGGACAACGCTTATATGAATGTCAGGAATTGCACCCAGGCGATCGCATTTCTCTAGGTGCTGATGGGCCACAATACATTTTTGAATACGAGTATACCTCACTGACGTCAGCGACAACAGTAAACCAAGTTATACCACTGCCTTCGGCGACGAACTACCACAACCACACGCAATTAAAGCAGCCAGATTCTGTTAGCTTCACCCAGCTTTTTCCGATTATTTCCACTGGTAAAGATTTAACTAGTAAAGCTTACCTCATACCGGGAATACTGACCGTAATTTTTGTGGTGCTGATGTTCGCTACAGTCGGTCGGCCCCAAGCTAATCAAGTGATCGTAGCAAGTTACATTGCCTTCGCAGCCTACTATTTTGTTTACCAACTTTGCGGTAAACAAAAGCCTTGGTGGGTGCTAATGGCTACGTCATTGGGTACAATCCTGATTTTGCTTAGTCCGCTGTTGGATCTATTTATTTTCGTATTTCGTGGCATCCTGCCTGGAAGCTTGCCCACACCCCAAGAATCTATCACCTTCACAGAGCTATTGGTGCGGATGTTTTTTGGCGCTGGGTTGATGGAGGAATTACTCAAGGCATTACCTGTACTAGCAGCTTTTGCCATCGGTAGAATGTTGTCTTCACCTTGGCGAGAACGCATCGGCATCTGGGAACCTCTAGATGGTATTCTGCTGGGTACGGCTTCTGCCGTTGGCTTCACTCTCTTGGAAACCCTTGGTCAGTATGTGCCTGATATCACTCAAAATGTCACACAACAGGTGGGTATAGGGGCTGCTGGTCAACTGGCAGGTTTACAACTGCTAATTCCGCGAATTTTAGGCTCTGTAGCCGGACACATGGCTTATAGTGGCTACTTGGGTTATTTTATCGGGTTGGCTGTCCTCAAACCTAGTAGAAGTTGGCAAATTCTCTCTATTGGTTATCTGAGCGCCTCTGCGCTCCACGCTCTCTGGAATGCTACAGGGTCAATCAATGCCTTGCTGTTGGTAGTTGTTGGAGTGTTATCTTACGCTTTTCTGATGGCAGCAATTCTCAAGGCACGGGCGCTGTCACCGACGCGATCGCAAAATTTTGCTACCCGATTTCTTGGCCCAAAATAGAGAGAGCAGAGGAGCAGGGGAGAATAATTCTTGACAAATGACCAATGCTTGAGTATTTACCTCTTGGGATAGATGGCCTAATTTGAAAATCAGCGTATTGTTAATCTATTATGGAGTAAATATACTTACAAAAATAAAAATCATTAAACTTTTTGGACAAAGTCTTAATTTTAGACTCTTCCTTTGCGTAAGGCAAACCAACATCTTTGCAAAAGACACCTCAAAATAAAGTAAACAGCAAAGCGCGGGTTACGCGAACACAATGCATAATGAAAACTTTTCCTATACCCTACTCCCTACTCCCCATTCATACTTCAGACTGAGACTTGTTAAGTTCAGTAAAAGCATAAGAAGCGATCGCTAAACTAACCTTTGCTTTATCTACTTCTGATAAAGCTGTCCAATCGCTATTTTGAAGATTACTGAGTGCAGATGCCGCATTTTGCGATTCGCTACTTCGCATAGCGTAAGCAAAAGGACGAGCCAAAACGATCAGATCCTCTGTTCCCCAAGCTGGTAGCACTGTCTGAACGCACTCAACCAGTTGCTCACTGATTAATTGGCGAGCAGCAAATATCTCAGCAGCTTTGGTGGCGATGGTGTTGAGCAATATTTGGGGGACACAGGCAGAAAAATTCATCCGTAATGTCTCTTGAAGGTTAAGCACTACTGCCTGTTGTCGGTTATCATTGTGCTCGGATGTAGGAGTAATACTAGACCAAAGTGTATCTAGATGTCCGTAAAAATCTTGCGAGCGCCTCATTAGTTCAACGCCCTCCAAATCTTCGATTCCGAACTGTTGTTCTAGTTCTTGAAAATAAGCTTCTGATTCTTCATCACTTGGATTCCAGGGATAGTTAGCATCCTCTGGTTCTAGTAAAGCTTCTAATAACTCTAAATCTACTTGAGATGGCAAAGATGGGAAAGTGTCTGAGCCGTTAATTTTGTGAGCCATATTTTCTTCCCTCATGATTATTTGGTGGTATTGACAGCTACAAGTTCTAAGAGGAGATTTCCGCAAAAACTGTTGATTTTTTCTCTAAAAAAAACAGATTTTAAAAGCTAATGCTAAAGACTCAAATTCATTTATGCAATAGCTCCGCTAGGAGTTTTCAATCACAAACTCCCAGGTTTCACCTCTAGCACTTCCAAACTTTAACTGCATCCCCGATTTCAAAGGGACTTCCTCTCGGAGGATTTGTTGCCAGCCATTAGGGCCTAAAAACCAGGTTGTCCCGTAGGTGGAAAAATCTTGCAAGTAATAAGTTCGCATTAGTGTAGCATCTGTAAGAGTGTTGCGGCAGAAGATTTCGGCGTGGCGTTTGGATACAGATGGTTCGGGGATGACAATATCATTATCTTTCGTGCGGCCGATGCGGGTAACTCCATAACGCAGTAGCCAGGTTTTACCTTTTGGAGTCAGCGATCGTAAACTTGCAGTCGGAAGCGATGAACCGACCTCAGGAATGGCTGTATCTGGTAGTTCGGTAATACCTTCATCCAGATTTTTAATCAGTTCGCCATTAAAATCTGGATGCAGGTAGAGAACAGGCAAAGTCCAAGCAGGTTGATTAAATTTATACAGTGTTAACAACTCTTGCCTAGCCTGTGCTACGGCTTCGTCAATTGGCTTGTGCGATCGCAAAGCTTCGGTAAAGGCTTGAATAAAACTGTGGCTTTCATGGTCAGCGATTTCATCGCGCATCCCCAAAACCGCAGGCACACCATGACGAATCAATACTTCTGCTAAACTACTGGCGGGGATAGCTTGATGATTGATTGCAGCTGGTTGTGCGCCCCAACAGGCGTTAAAAACCGCTAATTTCACACCTGTACGGGTCAACACTTGCGCCAATTCTATCCCATTCAGAGGCATATCTGGTCGCAAAAACAGTAATCCTCCGTCTGGGTCTGGCAAACCATGTCCAGCGTAAAAGAAAACATTGTATTCTTTGGTTTCTAATTCATCAATCAACTGTTGTGGAGTTGGTTGAATGAGTTGATTTACTACGCAAGGTGCATATCTTTGGGAATTACCAGGCGTATCTGCAAGAGCTTGCTGTAATATAGCGGCTTCTTGTTCTAGTTGCAGCTTGTCATCATGACCTAAAACCAGCAAGATACTTAAAGCCTGGTCAGTTCGCAAATGCGGTAAAGGCTCAACTTCGGTGCTGGTGCGACTAAATAACAAATCTTGCGAGAGAGACATAGCCGATTGACCAGGCTCACGCTGCATAATTTCCCAAGGGAAAGCGATCAGATCCGGGTCGCGAATTTCTAGTCGAAAGCGCAAACGTGTATGCTGACCCATAGCAATACCACGACTGCGTTCTAGACTACCAAGAATTTGCCCGTCAAATACCCAGCGCCATAAATTCATTCCCAAGTATTGCATCAGACGACTGCTGTAGGGGCCAGTAGGT
This portion of the Nostoc sp. GT001 genome encodes:
- a CDS encoding nitrate reductase, whose product is MSEFTKTLCPYCGVGCGLEVSPPAQLGKATNRDSQGNPTWRVRGDKAHPSSQGMVCVKGATIAESLDKNRLHYPMVRDSLDQEFCRVSWDEAFDLIAKRIQTIRFTQGPEALCMYGSGQFQTEDYYIAQKLMKGCLGTNNFDANSRLCMSSAVAGYIQSFGSDGPPCCYEDLELTDCAFLIGTNTAECHPIVFNRLEKYHKKNRKVKMIVVDPRRTPTAEAADLHLAIRPGTDIDLLNGIAHLLMRWNYIDTMFMDDCTSNFPAYAEVIRHYPPEVVARQCGISIEDLETAARYWGESQRVLSLWSMGVNQSSEGTAKVRTIINLHLMTGQIGKPGAGPFSLTGQPNAMGGRETGGLAHLLPGYRVVKNPQHRAEVEEFWGLKPGQISPNPGLTAWDMITGLENDAVGLLWIAATNPAVSMPDLERTKKALLRSPFTIYQDAYYPTETSAYAHVLLPAAQWGEKTGVMTNSERVVTLCSAFRQPPREAKADWEIFAEVGRRLGFEREFAFANSAEVYAEFVKLTKTRPCDMTGLSHAQLQAEGPTQWPHPEKSYELRVRSYELESSTPNSSLLTPNSKRLYTNLRFHTPDGRARFGAYYSKGLAEPPDPDYPFVLTNGRLYGHWHTQTRTGRIEKICKMHPEPFIEIHPRDAARLGIVDNMDVEVRSRRGKAKFPAKVTKAIAPGTVFVPMHWGSLWADNAEANALTHPESCPDSLQPELKACAVQLIPISVEVLIKDYQLQSSQW
- a CDS encoding phosphate-starvation-inducible PsiE family protein, encoding MRKLVRRILGATKDENFMHIIENIEVLVSKILSIFMVVVILVAIADLGVFIFKELFTIPYGKFNTTLYKVFGLFLNILIALEILENITAYLRRHVFQVELVIVTSLIAVARKIIILDLEKIGGLDIIGLGVAILALSISYLIIRLSNSKDAS
- a CDS encoding nitrate reductase associated protein, translated to MTDFFEFEADFVDSLRCIPMQVRCKLDTCGIKLKLPDWNQMTTAERQALVELPCTTETEIQSYRQHIEQLILQRTGTPATKLPIDPHPAWLDSATVPASLQEKAQEIGVTLTQQNWAALTPLQRFALIKLSQPGHENKNFKRAIAEFHLL
- a CDS encoding PAS domain S-box protein; amino-acid sequence: MNFQQQGIQSSNNFSVNQALKVDEVSINGQEIAHQLAEPDFKQLQDKILLLMERNPLPLIEWNTAFQVIQWNPAAEQLFGYSKSEVLGCQVPEIIVPESERLQVIKIMELLIEEKVGGNNLSKNLTKHGRVIICDWCHTPITNVDGKVISIVSTVQDITKVKSFENALRENEKTYQQILDAITDMVLVKGAKSRIIWANKAFRDYYGMNEEQLQNMIDAPFNEVDHTLQYIKDDAYVFESGQTLEIPQEPVTRYDGEVRLFHTIKSAIRNELGQTIMTVGVSRDISEHKQAEKEQAKLLAILEAAPDFISTADLTGRVLYFNKAARKILELGEKESFQERNLCQNHPKWANDIIHNQGLPESVRVGDWVGETALLKADGREIPISQLIIAHKSPDGKVEYFSTIARDISELKTAEETLRQKAEDLECALKELQSTQAHLLQSEKMSSIGQLVAGVAHEINNPTSFIYSNIQPANEYINDLLLLIELYQEHYPNPVKVIQEQIEAIDLEFLMADLPKLLSSMKMGADRIKQIVLSLRNFSRMDEAECKAVDIHLGIDSTLVILEHRLKAQHNRPAIEIIKEYGKLPFVECYAGQLNQVFMNILVNALDALEQRDAKRSIEQMQEAPSTINIFTQLSPHGKVVIRFVDNGVGIPENVLKRLFDPFFTTKPVGIGTGLGLSISYQIVVEKHKGKLTCLSIPEQGTEFHIEIPISLPLGD
- a CDS encoding DJ-1/PfpI family protein — its product is MTAKKLLMLVGDYVEDYEVMVPFQTLQVVGHTVHAVCPDKKAGDKVRTAVHDFEGDQTYSEKPGHNFTLNATFAEVEATNYDALVIPGGRAPEYLRLNQQVLEITRHFAQANKPIAAICHGLQVLAAADVLQGKRCTGYPACSPDIKSAGGIYVNIPVDRAIVDGNLVTAPAWPAHPHWLAEFLKVLGTKIEHPELTTVV
- a CDS encoding PrsW family glutamic-type intramembrane protease produces the protein MTGKNARHNAFLRLVSGNGAALGAESRYSLPPSKEMVIGRDPSCQVVLDAMMYRMVSRRHAVVRPLSLSPDSKFSWVLCDLNSANGTYLNGQRLYECQELHPGDRISLGADGPQYIFEYEYTSLTSATTVNQVIPLPSATNYHNHTQLKQPDSVSFTQLFPIISTGKDLTSKAYLIPGILTVIFVVLMFATVGRPQANQVIVASYIAFAAYYFVYQLCGKQKPWWVLMATSLGTILILLSPLLDLFIFVFRGILPGSLPTPQESITFTELLVRMFFGAGLMEELLKALPVLAAFAIGRMLSSPWRERIGIWEPLDGILLGTASAVGFTLLETLGQYVPDITQNVTQQVGIGAAGQLAGLQLLIPRILGSVAGHMAYSGYLGYFIGLAVLKPSRSWQILSIGYLSASALHALWNATGSINALLLVVVGVLSYAFLMAAILKARALSPTRSQNFATRFLGPK
- a CDS encoding CHAT domain-containing protein; protein product: MPSLNLAIARLVNTGTDNFAIWVVKAPYPSGYVLRDCVWPVELTQVWQEWQQMFAGHGRLDISPNSTSQKSNPFPIDWISPPSGQPTGPYSSRLMQYLGMNLWRWVFDGQILGSLERSRGIAMGQHTRLRFRLEIRDPDLIAFPWEIMQREPGQSAMSLSQDLLFSRTSTEVEPLPHLRTDQALSILLVLGHDDKLQLEQEAAILQQALADTPGNSQRYAPCVVNQLIQPTPQQLIDELETKEYNVFFYAGHGLPDPDGGLLFLRPDMPLNGIELAQVLTRTGVKLAVFNACWGAQPAAINHQAIPASSLAEVLIRHGVPAVLGMRDEIADHESHSFIQAFTEALRSHKPIDEAVAQARQELLTLYKFNQPAWTLPVLYLHPDFNGELIKNLDEGITELPDTAIPEVGSSLPTASLRSLTPKGKTWLLRYGVTRIGRTKDNDIVIPEPSVSKRHAEIFCRNTLTDATLMRTYYLQDFSTYGTTWFLGPNGWQQILREEVPLKSGMQLKFGSARGETWEFVIENS